In Methanofastidiosum sp., one DNA window encodes the following:
- a CDS encoding secondary thiamine-phosphate synthase enzyme YjbQ, producing MSHVIKLRSNKRIEAIEITEEIKKFISKSNFSSGVAFIYSPHTTSGIMINESYDPSVAEDINSFLSKLAPRGIDYKHLEGNSDAHIKSSIIGPSKTIIIENEKLVLGTWQGIFFMEFDGPRSRNVYVKLVKD from the coding sequence TTGAGCCACGTTATAAAATTAAGATCAAATAAGAGAATAGAAGCAATTGAAATAACAGAAGAAATAAAGAAATTTATTTCAAAATCAAATTTCTCTTCAGGTGTGGCGTTTATTTACTCTCCTCATACTACTTCAGGGATAATGATTAACGAAAGTTATGATCCTTCAGTAGCGGAAGACATTAACTCTTTTCTCTCAAAACTAGCACCACGAGGCATAGATTATAAACATCTTGAAGGAAATTCAGATGCACACATAAAAAGTTCCATAATTGGGCCATCCAAAACTATTATCATTGAAAATGAAAAACTTGTTCTTGGAACTTGGCAAGGGATTTTTTTCATGGAATTTGATGGTCCAAGATCAAGGAACGTATATGTAAAATTGGTCAAGGATTGA
- a CDS encoding DUF5591 domain-containing protein: protein MMSLENNFSFEILYEDGHRLGKVNLGGQVENTPCIIQNNRDYFQFGNITIEKSLSHLVAETYKRGKYDLYTVPLVQIPFDLPIREAKRLSSLNISIIKEEKGDCLPIYLTKYSELNQELFESIPKKSIYFFKRIADERILLDFYFQLKEKYPSSIFFIDSKNYEIPIFLFLGFDLFLAEENNERFFNEYLSNPLPELVEMYSNGSVNSRRLLRILYKEFFNSFEVHLRREFKRSYYIDDISLDRPQVVRWRKEVEQYYVPPTNIILLLPCSAKKPYRVSKSHIKIISFLRDVLKNKYSNLSQLILTSPLGVVPRELEDYADYDIPVTGHWNQEELDSLSGLLCSLLNKCNNPVVIAHFGENSPYLKALEKLPFKILYTQGSLEELKNILETNRILWDKEPLNEYKTKAQKMFSFQFKKEFDLPFNYIERRKTTDLTFNKKIIGIFQNKIKVNVKGGELIKDSLWVNIDFDLRGDIFSKGIISNSKNIRPGDDVIVQKNNKCIGVGEAVVSGDMMKKLNRGKVVKIRAR from the coding sequence ATGATGTCATTGGAAAATAATTTTTCTTTTGAGATACTCTATGAAGATGGACATAGACTAGGCAAGGTAAATTTAGGCGGCCAGGTAGAAAATACGCCCTGTATTATTCAAAATAATAGGGATTATTTTCAATTTGGCAATATAACTATTGAAAAATCCCTCTCTCATCTTGTCGCTGAAACTTATAAAAGAGGTAAGTATGACCTTTATACAGTTCCACTTGTCCAAATACCTTTTGACTTACCAATAAGAGAAGCAAAAAGATTATCTAGTTTAAATATATCAATAATCAAAGAGGAGAAAGGAGATTGCCTTCCAATCTACCTTACAAAGTATAGCGAATTAAATCAGGAACTTTTTGAGTCAATACCTAAAAAATCTATCTATTTTTTTAAAAGAATAGCCGATGAGAGAATTCTTCTTGATTTCTATTTTCAATTAAAAGAGAAATATCCTTCTTCTATTTTTTTCATTGATTCAAAAAATTATGAAATTCCAATATTTCTCTTCCTAGGATTTGACCTATTCTTAGCCGAAGAAAACAATGAACGGTTTTTCAACGAGTATCTTTCAAATCCTTTGCCAGAATTAGTAGAGATGTACTCAAATGGGTCTGTTAATTCTAGAAGATTATTAAGAATCCTATACAAAGAGTTCTTTAATTCTTTTGAAGTTCATTTGAGAAGAGAGTTTAAGAGGTCGTATTATATAGATGATATCTCTTTAGATCGGCCGCAGGTAGTGAGATGGAGAAAAGAAGTAGAGCAATATTATGTCCCTCCAACAAATATAATATTATTACTTCCCTGTAGTGCAAAAAAACCTTACCGAGTCTCTAAATCGCATATTAAAATTATCTCATTCTTAAGAGATGTGTTAAAGAATAAATACTCTAATTTATCTCAGTTAATTCTTACATCACCATTGGGCGTAGTTCCAAGAGAACTTGAAGACTATGCAGACTATGATATTCCTGTGACGGGGCACTGGAATCAAGAAGAGTTAGATTCTCTTTCTGGATTACTTTGTTCATTACTAAATAAATGTAATAATCCAGTTGTAATCGCACATTTTGGGGAGAATAGCCCTTATCTAAAGGCACTTGAGAAACTCCCGTTTAAAATACTATATACCCAAGGATCTCTTGAAGAATTAAAGAATATTCTTGAAACGAATAGAATTCTTTGGGATAAAGAGCCTCTTAATGAATATAAAACTAAAGCACAAAAAATGTTTTCATTTCAATTCAAGAAAGAATTTGATTTGCCTTTTAATTATATCGAAAGAAGAAAAACTACTGATTTGACTTTTAATAAAAAGATTATAGGTATTTTCCAGAATAAAATTAAAGTGAATGTTAAGGGTGGCGAATTAATAAAAGATTCCTTGTGGGTAAATATTGATTTTGATTTAAGAGGGGATATATTTTCTAAAGGCATCATAAGTAATTCTAAGAATATCCGCCCAGGGGATGATGTTATAGTTCAAAAAAACAATAAATGTATAGGTGTGGGGGAGGCAGTAGTTTCTGGGGACATGATGAAAAAGTTGAATAGAGGAAAAGTTGTTAAAATTAGGGCGAGATGA
- a CDS encoding inositol monophosphatase family protein — protein MLQTAFNAARASGEILKKYYKNDCGVYKKGDFDIVTDADYESEKKAIEIISQKFPDHSFICEECGFSGNEDAEYKWLVDALDGTINFTRCVPLFSFSIALLKNEIPVLSVIYNPITEDLYYAEKGKGAYLNERKLFISKNINLKDSIIVSDLTKDRNFHEEFFKMLQSLSKEVLGIRLTQSTSINLAFVAEGRYDIFIKNIIKYYDAIAGALICEEAGGTVVDFSRNRISKYSKGIIVSNSVLTNKILEII, from the coding sequence ATGCTTCAAACCGCTTTTAATGCCGCAAGGGCATCTGGGGAAATTCTAAAAAAATATTACAAAAATGATTGTGGAGTCTATAAAAAAGGAGATTTTGACATAGTAACAGATGCAGATTATGAATCTGAAAAGAAAGCCATCGAAATAATTAGCCAAAAATTCCCAGACCATTCATTTATATGCGAAGAATGCGGATTCTCCGGAAACGAGGATGCAGAGTATAAATGGCTAGTTGATGCACTTGATGGGACAATAAACTTCACTAGATGCGTTCCATTATTCTCTTTTTCAATTGCTTTATTAAAGAACGAGATCCCCGTCCTTTCAGTAATATATAACCCTATAACTGAAGACCTTTATTATGCAGAAAAAGGAAAAGGTGCTTACCTTAATGAAAGAAAACTCTTTATTTCTAAAAACATTAATCTCAAAGATTCAATAATTGTCAGTGATTTAACAAAAGATAGGAATTTTCACGAAGAATTTTTTAAGATGCTGCAGTCATTATCGAAAGAGGTTTTAGGAATTCGTTTAACTCAATCTACATCTATAAATCTTGCATTTGTTGCAGAAGGAAGATATGACATTTTTATTAAAAATATAATCAAGTATTATGATGCAATTGCTGGAGCCTTAATATGCGAAGAAGCAGGAGGCACTGTTGTTGATTTCTCAAGAAACAGAATTTCTAAATATTCCAAAGGAATTATAGTTTCAAACAGCGTGTTAACTAATAAAATATTAGAGATAATCTAG
- a CDS encoding SemiSWEET transporter, whose protein sequence is MDIITIIGLSAAFLTTVSSLPQVIKTIRLKETRDISFWMWTLLSAGIFLWLIYGLYKKDLPIILANGISLFLVLIVLGLKIKYK, encoded by the coding sequence ATGGACATTATTACGATTATTGGCCTATCAGCTGCGTTCCTCACTACTGTCTCATCATTACCTCAAGTAATTAAGACTATTAGATTAAAGGAAACAAGAGATATATCATTTTGGATGTGGACTCTTTTATCTGCAGGGATATTTTTATGGCTAATATACGGATTATATAAAAAAGATCTTCCAATTATTTTAGCAAATGGAATATCGCTATTCCTAGTATTAATTGTACTGGGCTTAAAAATAAAGTATAAGTAG
- the purB gene encoding adenylosuccinate lyase: protein MMIHPIDNRYGSLEMRKIFDEEERLNKMLLVEGAIAKAHSELGHIPKEAGNEIFKKANTKYVSLERMKQIESEINHDIMALVLSLSEQCGEHGKYVHLGATSNDINDSATALQFVEAFKIVFSDLNKLEDILMELSKKYRNTVCVGRTHGQHAIPTTYGMKFALFLDEIRRARDRLEFSYSNVSGKISGAVGTMASYKDGPELQKKVGDILGIKMAKISNQVVSRDTYADVMFSLASLASTLDKLALEIRNLQRTEIMEIAEGFGKKQVGSSTMPNKKNPVTCEKICGLARVLYSNVFPAILNNPLWHERDLTNSSCERVIHPESFILLDEMLKGAIKVLSSLVFYESNVKKNLELTGYSNLAEVLMLKLVEKGMGRQDAHETMRLVSMKEGRFIDNVKKDNKIRELLSEAEINDALNPEKYIGYAKEIVDDVIGK, encoded by the coding sequence ATAATGATTCATCCAATTGATAATAGATATGGTTCTTTGGAAATGAGAAAAATATTTGATGAGGAGGAGAGATTAAATAAGATGCTTCTAGTCGAAGGAGCAATAGCAAAAGCTCATTCAGAATTAGGCCACATACCGAAAGAAGCAGGCAACGAGATTTTCAAGAAAGCAAATACAAAATATGTTTCTCTAGAAAGAATGAAGCAGATAGAATCAGAAATAAATCATGATATAATGGCATTAGTCCTTTCTCTTTCCGAGCAGTGCGGGGAACATGGAAAATATGTACATCTCGGGGCAACTTCAAACGATATTAATGATTCTGCAACAGCCCTCCAATTTGTCGAAGCTTTTAAAATTGTTTTTTCTGATTTAAATAAACTTGAAGATATACTTATGGAATTATCCAAAAAATATCGCAATACTGTTTGTGTGGGAAGAACTCACGGACAACATGCTATACCAACTACATATGGAATGAAGTTTGCTCTTTTCTTAGATGAGATAAGAAGAGCTAGAGATAGGCTCGAGTTTTCATATAGTAATGTTTCTGGGAAGATATCTGGGGCCGTTGGGACCATGGCATCATACAAAGATGGTCCTGAACTTCAAAAAAAAGTTGGAGATATTCTTGGAATTAAAATGGCCAAAATATCAAATCAAGTTGTATCTAGGGACACGTATGCGGATGTCATGTTCTCTTTAGCTTCTTTGGCTTCAACCCTAGATAAACTCGCTTTGGAAATAAGAAATCTTCAAAGAACCGAAATAATGGAAATTGCAGAAGGATTTGGTAAAAAACAAGTTGGCTCTTCAACTATGCCAAACAAAAAGAATCCAGTAACATGTGAAAAAATATGTGGTCTTGCAAGAGTATTATACTCTAATGTATTTCCAGCAATACTAAATAATCCTTTGTGGCACGAAAGAGATCTTACAAACTCCTCATGCGAGAGAGTCATCCATCCTGAATCATTTATATTATTGGACGAGATGCTCAAGGGCGCTATCAAAGTATTGTCTAGTCTAGTATTCTATGAGTCAAATGTAAAAAAGAACTTAGAGCTTACCGGATATTCAAATTTGGCAGAGGTGCTAATGTTAAAATTAGTTGAGAAAGGCATGGGAAGGCAGGATGCACATGAAACAATGAGGCTAGTTTCTATGAAAGAAGGAAGATTCATTGACAATGTTAAGAAAGATAATAAGATAAGAGAATTATTATCTGAAGCTGAAATAAACGATGCGTTAAATCCTGAAAAATATATTGGGTATGCTAAAGAGATAGTGGATGATGTCATTGGAAAATAA
- a CDS encoding right-handed parallel beta-helix repeat-containing protein: MKKTLIALLFTLSFILSFGEIAYATSYHIYPGDDLANTITNNTCSWDIVCLHEGIHTLSADVNISGKSLPIVGDGYDKTIILLEDHVFRIYKTQNNANPMIFTISGITFKNAKASESIIFENYVPSHSITLVLSDCKFENLGDISFISAVYPIRDYKMTINRYDIYYGESSPPEIEASSGNDIKYTYKSMEITIIDSNFVNSSSLTAYSFSPESTIDLKVENSLFLDNNTGIQVFGPVDLYFKNNLVSNNEKGILFDSTNSKGILINNTIDSNGGSKGFGIYNKGIIDMQNNIISNNNYGIYNEGHITYSSNMLWANKINHGISEIDFLVFNPSFIIGPNGPYYLDEQSKAIDSGSGTSSFFKLNHKTTNVNGNFDRGIVDLGHHYESKYKASLFSRLIDILFK, encoded by the coding sequence ATGAAGAAAACCTTAATTGCATTGTTATTCACCCTTAGTTTTATTTTATCTTTTGGAGAAATAGCTTATGCAACTTCGTACCATATTTATCCTGGTGATGATCTAGCGAATACTATTACTAACAATACTTGTAGTTGGGACATTGTATGCCTCCATGAGGGCATTCATACTTTAAGTGCAGATGTCAATATTTCAGGAAAAAGTCTTCCAATAGTTGGAGATGGATATGATAAAACCATAATTCTTCTCGAAGACCATGTATTTAGGATATATAAAACCCAAAATAACGCAAATCCTATGATCTTTACAATTTCTGGAATCACTTTTAAAAATGCAAAGGCCTCTGAGAGCATTATTTTTGAGAATTATGTTCCTAGCCATTCTATTACTTTAGTGTTATCTGATTGTAAATTTGAAAATTTAGGAGATATTTCATTTATCTCTGCCGTATACCCCATTAGAGATTATAAAATGACAATAAATAGGTATGATATTTATTATGGGGAGAGTTCGCCTCCTGAAATAGAGGCCTCATCAGGAAATGACATAAAATATACCTATAAATCGATGGAGATAACAATAATTGATTCAAATTTTGTTAACTCTAGTTCTCTAACTGCATATTCTTTTTCCCCTGAGAGCACTATCGATTTAAAAGTAGAAAATTCTTTGTTCCTTGACAATAATACTGGCATCCAAGTTTTTGGCCCAGTAGATCTATACTTTAAAAATAACCTTGTTAGTAATAATGAAAAAGGAATTTTATTTGATTCGACTAATTCTAAAGGTATTTTGATAAATAATACTATAGATTCAAATGGTGGCTCTAAAGGATTTGGAATCTATAATAAAGGGATCATTGACATGCAAAATAATATTATCTCAAATAATAATTATGGAATTTATAACGAAGGTCATATTACTTATTCTAGTAACATGTTATGGGCAAATAAAATAAATCATGGCATCTCTGAAATTGATTTTTTAGTTTTTAATCCGTCATTCATAATCGGACCTAATGGTCCTTACTACCTTGACGAACAAAGTAAAGCCATAGATTCAGGTTCAGGCACTTCATCTTTTTTTAAGTTAAATCACAAAACAACAAACGTTAATGGAAACTTTGATAGGGGCATAGTCGATTTGGGACATCACTACGAATCTAAGTACAAGGCATCTTTATTTTCTCGCTTAATTGATATCTTATTCAAGTAA